In the Campylobacter sp. RM6914 genome, one interval contains:
- a CDS encoding twin-arginine translocation signal domain-containing protein, protein MEKKSRREFIKKLMLGTTAVGAVAVGSKALEVKEDEQTKQVLYKRSKTWEFYYKQAK, encoded by the coding sequence ATGGAAAAAAAGAGTAGACGTGAGTTTATAAAAAAACTTATGTTAGGAACAACTGCGGTGGGTGCCGTAGCTGTTGGATCTAAGGCGCTCGAAGTCAAAGAGGACGAGCAAACAAAGCAAGTTTTATATAAAAGAAGTAAAACTTGGGAATTTTACTATAAACAAGCAAAATAG
- a CDS encoding TorD/DmsD family molecular chaperone, translating into MSDTKSVLNARRIYYLLFSQLFVFTDKQNRYDKVLDLLNIIKQSPLNDECAKAIDNLLLKFNTQNLENIVQEYDDIFHAPPHAIHNSFSFYEEGYETGSACARVRKILAKTKIRRNEVDFKENEDNVGFCFALMQEFLSSQISDDEESGEFASQLFKTIINPNIDDFIDAVYEHENSDAYALACIILQNFIEFERIFYETPKPIVDRKIKVQDGVSRSEALRREQNRRAKRLERELSSDV; encoded by the coding sequence ATGAGCGATACAAAAAGTGTCTTAAACGCTAGGCGAATTTATTATCTGCTATTTTCGCAACTTTTTGTTTTTACAGATAAACAAAATCGCTATGATAAGGTTTTAGACCTTTTAAATATCATAAAACAGTCCCCTCTTAATGATGAATGCGCCAAAGCAATAGACAACCTTTTATTAAAATTTAATACACAAAACCTTGAAAATATCGTGCAAGAATACGACGATATATTTCATGCTCCACCACATGCTATACACAACAGTTTTTCTTTTTATGAAGAGGGTTATGAGACCGGAAGTGCGTGTGCTAGAGTTAGAAAAATACTTGCTAAAACCAAGATCAGAAGAAATGAAGTAGATTTTAAAGAGAATGAAGACAATGTTGGATTTTGTTTTGCGCTTATGCAAGAGTTTTTAAGTTCTCAAATTTCAGATGACGAAGAGAGTGGAGAATTTGCCTCACAGCTTTTTAAAACTATTATAAATCCAAACATAGATGACTTCATAGATGCTGTTTATGAGCATGAAAATTCAGACGCTTATGCGCTAGCCTGTATCATTCTACAAAATTTTATAGAATTTGAAAGAATTTTTTACGAAACACCAAAACCTATCGTAGATAGAAAGATAAAGGTTCAAGACGGAGTATCACGCTCAGAGGCTTTAAGAAGAGAACAAAACAGACGAGCTAAACGCCTTGAGCGAGAGCTTAGTAGTGATGTATAA